A region from the Volucribacter amazonae genome encodes:
- a CDS encoding GNAT family N-acetyltransferase, giving the protein MQIQHQDNQQQGEFFICDETGQKIAYLTYQYLRSDCINADRTFVDECLRGQGVAHQLFLALMDFVQQKQLTLRTSCAYIEQKVRSKI; this is encoded by the coding sequence ATGCAAATTCAACATCAAGATAACCAGCAACAAGGGGAATTTTTTATTTGTGATGAAACAGGGCAGAAAATAGCCTATCTTACCTATCAATATTTGCGATCTGATTGTATTAACGCTGATCGTACTTTTGTTGACGAATGCTTACGAGGGCAAGGGGTGGCACATCAGTTATTTTTGGCGTTAATGGATTTTGTGCAACAAAAGCAATTAACATTGAGAACCAGTTGTGCTTATATTGAACAGAAAGTGCGGTCAAAAATCTAA
- the yacG gene encoding DNA gyrase inhibitor YacG, whose amino-acid sequence MQNNHETFEVACPTCHKSVAWTAQNIYRPFCSKRCQIIDLGGWAAEENAIPSDTADFAMSLTEDNQDWTKK is encoded by the coding sequence ATGCAAAATAATCATGAAACTTTTGAAGTGGCTTGTCCCACTTGTCATAAATCAGTTGCTTGGACGGCGCAAAATATATATCGTCCATTTTGTAGTAAACGCTGTCAAATTATTGATTTAGGAGGGTGGGCAGCAGAGGAAAATGCGATTCCTAGTGATACGGCGGACTTTGCGATGAGTTTAACCGAAGATAATCAAGATTGGACGAAAAAATAA
- the coaE gene encoding dephospho-CoA kinase (Dephospho-CoA kinase (CoaE) performs the final step in coenzyme A biosynthesis.), giving the protein MGYIVGLTGGIGSGKSTVAALFSQLGVPVVDADIVAREVVEVGSPLLADIVDYFGEEILLDNGALNRSLLRERIFACEQDKHWLNQLLHPAIRQAMLAQLEQQQYPYVLWVVPLLIENNLTGYCDRLLVVDVEPQTQLQRASQRDNNDMALIKNIMSSQVSREARLVQADDVIFNEANLSENSENMWQQVQQLHQLYLTLAKQKEESNAK; this is encoded by the coding sequence ATGGGATATATTGTAGGTTTAACCGGCGGGATAGGGAGTGGTAAATCCACCGTTGCTGCCTTATTTAGTCAATTAGGTGTGCCTGTGGTGGACGCTGATATTGTGGCTCGAGAAGTGGTAGAGGTGGGTTCGCCTTTATTAGCCGATATTGTTGATTATTTTGGCGAAGAGATTTTATTAGACAATGGGGCGTTAAATCGTTCTTTATTACGAGAGCGTATTTTTGCGTGTGAACAAGATAAACATTGGTTAAATCAATTATTACACCCCGCTATTCGGCAAGCGATGCTAGCCCAACTTGAGCAACAACAATATCCTTATGTGCTTTGGGTTGTCCCTTTGTTAATTGAAAATAATTTAACGGGATATTGTGATCGCCTGTTGGTGGTGGACGTTGAACCTCAAACTCAGTTACAGCGAGCCAGCCAGCGAGATAATAATGATATGGCATTAATTAAAAATATTATGTCATCGCAAGTCAGTCGTGAAGCGCGTTTAGTACAGGCTGATGATGTGATTTTTAATGAAGCTAATTTGAGTGAAAATTCAGAGAATATGTGGCAACAAGTGCAACAGTTACATCAATTATATTTAACACTTGCAAAACAAAAAGAGGAAAGTAATGCAAAATAA